A single region of the Actinoplanes sp. SE50/110 genome encodes:
- the gcvT gene encoding glycine cleavage system aminomethyltransferase GcvT — protein sequence MRRTALHDVHRRLGASMTGFAGWEMPLRYGSDVAEHHAVRQSCGLFDLGHMGQIAVSGPDAAAFLDFALVGRLSAVAVGRAKYTMLCHTTGGVLDDLVVYRLAERSFLVVANAANAPMVLAMLGEHSGGFAVTVTEHVGALIAIQGPDAVKIVGEHPDLRYYAIKPERVAGRDVLLARTGYTGEDGFEIYCANEDAEAIWAWAAAAGAQPAGLACRDTLRLEAGMPLYGHELTVRTTPFDAGLGRVVARDKRDFVGGDALRAAEPVRELVGLVTTGRRSPRAGYAVIDAETGAKVGEVTSGALSPTLGHPIALAYLRKNLDRARLAVDVRGTPIPAEIVKLPFYRRKKD from the coding sequence TTGCGACGCACCGCGCTGCACGACGTCCACCGCCGCCTCGGCGCCTCGATGACCGGTTTCGCCGGCTGGGAGATGCCGCTGCGGTACGGCAGTGACGTGGCCGAGCACCACGCCGTACGGCAATCCTGCGGTCTTTTCGATCTGGGCCACATGGGGCAGATCGCGGTCAGCGGACCGGATGCCGCCGCCTTCCTCGATTTCGCCCTGGTCGGGCGCCTCTCCGCGGTCGCCGTGGGGCGGGCGAAATACACCATGCTGTGCCACACCACCGGCGGGGTGCTCGACGACCTGGTGGTGTACCGGCTCGCCGAGCGCAGCTTCCTGGTGGTGGCGAACGCCGCGAACGCGCCGATGGTGCTCGCCATGCTCGGTGAGCACTCCGGCGGCTTCGCGGTGACCGTGACCGAGCACGTGGGTGCGCTGATCGCGATCCAGGGGCCGGACGCCGTGAAGATCGTCGGCGAGCATCCCGACCTGCGGTATTACGCGATCAAGCCGGAGCGGGTGGCCGGCCGTGACGTGCTGCTGGCCCGCACCGGGTACACCGGCGAGGACGGCTTCGAGATCTACTGCGCGAACGAGGACGCCGAGGCGATCTGGGCGTGGGCGGCCGCCGCGGGCGCCCAGCCGGCCGGGCTGGCCTGCCGGGACACGCTGCGCCTGGAGGCCGGCATGCCGCTGTACGGCCACGAGCTGACCGTGCGCACCACGCCGTTCGACGCGGGCCTGGGGCGGGTGGTGGCACGGGACAAGCGGGATTTCGTCGGCGGCGACGCGCTGCGGGCCGCGGAGCCGGTGCGCGAGCTGGTCGGCCTGGTGACGACCGGCCGCCGCTCGCCGCGCGCGGGCTATGCGGTGATCGATGCGGAGACCGGGGCGAAGGTCGGCGAGGTGACCAGCGGTGCGCTGTCCCCGACGCTCGGCCACCCCATCGCGCTCGCCTATCTCCGGAAAAATCTGGATCGGGCCCGGCTGGCGGTCGATGTACGGGGCACGCCGATCCCGGCGGAGATCGTGAAGCTGCCGTTCTACCGGCGAAAGAAGGACTGA
- a CDS encoding ricin-type beta-trefoil lectin domain protein — MSAPRHPRPLPAAGDRGSMPIALLVTMVATSLSVVLSSLVIAQIGTTRFDQRRVSGLQSARAGLQAAVATIQASTSGGVSTVTLSTAAGNPQGDRTKLPCAPMTDASSAGPATYAVSFDYYTTDPQYGGSPLAPCQTGQGPGNQAAYVRLTSTGLDLAGKVSVTLTATYPLLSGDQNLAGDTVRLAGTNLCLDAGDTPVAGGQLALRTCAASTRPKSQLFAYGSNLQVRLVSSSPPDGLCVDAQQTSGSSLALAACGTTTVPATQQWISASPGPSGGGTWASSARTLCWRAAGPVAGLSVNLDADCSTASTFVSRGSAGAGAAVLADRNQWVDYAEFSRCMDVGGQKVADARLITYPCGQSPSLTSADWSQQWVPVDATSGQAAVLANGVAGVADVLFTVTDNDASPTNPDGRYCLWSPGTAGQKVQAKACSTTTAGYRWTITRNTGLPTTSYRVQDDHALCLTAVGQDVLVDPGAPANTSILRTMPCDGSDQQKWNAPSTAQNASPLLNVTQR; from the coding sequence GTGAGCGCTCCCCGACACCCGCGTCCGCTGCCCGCGGCCGGCGACCGCGGGTCGATGCCCATCGCCCTGCTGGTCACCATGGTGGCGACGAGCCTCAGCGTGGTCCTGAGCTCCCTGGTGATCGCGCAGATCGGTACCACGCGCTTCGACCAGCGGCGGGTCAGCGGACTGCAGTCCGCGCGCGCGGGCCTGCAGGCTGCCGTGGCCACGATCCAGGCGTCCACGTCGGGTGGCGTGTCGACCGTGACCCTGTCCACGGCGGCCGGCAACCCGCAGGGTGATCGCACCAAGCTGCCCTGCGCCCCGATGACCGACGCCTCGTCCGCGGGCCCGGCCACCTATGCGGTCAGCTTCGACTACTACACGACCGACCCGCAGTACGGCGGCAGCCCGCTGGCCCCGTGCCAGACCGGACAGGGGCCCGGCAACCAGGCCGCCTACGTACGGTTGACGTCGACCGGGTTGGACCTCGCGGGCAAGGTCAGCGTGACGTTGACGGCCACGTACCCCCTGCTGTCCGGTGACCAGAACCTGGCCGGCGACACCGTCCGGCTCGCCGGGACCAACCTGTGCCTGGACGCGGGCGACACGCCCGTCGCGGGCGGGCAACTGGCGCTGCGCACCTGCGCCGCCAGCACCCGGCCCAAGAGCCAGCTGTTCGCCTACGGCTCCAACCTGCAGGTCAGATTGGTGTCGTCGAGCCCGCCCGACGGACTGTGCGTGGACGCCCAGCAGACCAGCGGGTCCTCCCTGGCCCTCGCCGCGTGTGGCACCACCACCGTCCCCGCCACTCAGCAGTGGATCTCCGCGAGTCCCGGGCCGTCCGGTGGCGGTACCTGGGCCTCCTCGGCCCGGACCCTCTGCTGGCGGGCCGCGGGTCCCGTGGCGGGCCTGTCGGTCAACCTCGACGCCGACTGCAGCACCGCGTCCACCTTCGTCTCGCGGGGCTCGGCCGGTGCGGGCGCGGCCGTGCTGGCCGACCGGAACCAGTGGGTGGACTACGCCGAGTTCAGCCGGTGCATGGATGTCGGCGGACAGAAGGTCGCCGACGCCCGGCTGATCACCTATCCCTGCGGTCAGAGCCCGAGCCTGACGAGCGCCGACTGGAGCCAGCAGTGGGTGCCGGTGGACGCCACCAGCGGTCAGGCCGCGGTGCTCGCCAACGGGGTCGCCGGCGTGGCGGACGTCCTGTTCACGGTGACCGACAACGACGCAAGCCCGACCAACCCGGACGGCAGGTACTGCCTGTGGAGCCCCGGAACCGCCGGGCAGAAGGTGCAGGCGAAGGCCTGCTCCACGACAACGGCCGGATACCGGTGGACGATCACCCGGAACACCGGCCTGCCCACGACCAGCTACCGGGTCCAGGACGACCATGCCCTGTGCCTGACCGCGGTCGGACAGGACGTCCTCGTGGACCCGGGCGCCCCGGCGAACACGAGCATTCTCCGGACGATGCCGTGCGACGGCTCCGACCAGCAGAAATGGAACGCCCCGTCGACCGCGCAGAACGCGTCACCGCTGCTGAACGTGACGCAGCGGTAG
- a CDS encoding MarR family winged helix-turn-helix transcriptional regulator: MTSGEGRGAQLLPVLGQLVRFLRQLEGPDNPSSIALAVLRRLADHGPGRVTDLARLTRASQPGMTQLIGRMEKAGQVRRVPDPHDGRGVLVEVTDAGRELLSRTYAYYATTLDRLFEQLTPEESDTVVAALPALERLARAGERESAGTR; this comes from the coding sequence ATGACGAGCGGTGAGGGCCGGGGAGCACAACTGTTGCCGGTGCTCGGGCAGCTGGTGCGGTTCCTGCGGCAGCTGGAGGGGCCGGACAATCCGAGTTCGATCGCGCTCGCCGTGCTGCGCCGCCTCGCCGATCACGGGCCGGGGCGGGTCACCGACCTGGCGCGGCTCACCCGGGCCTCACAGCCGGGCATGACCCAGCTGATCGGGCGGATGGAGAAGGCCGGACAGGTGCGCCGGGTGCCCGACCCGCACGACGGGCGCGGCGTGCTGGTCGAGGTGACCGACGCCGGGCGTGAGCTGCTCAGCCGCACCTACGCGTATTACGCCACCACCCTGGACCGGCTCTTCGAGCAGCTGACCCCGGAGGAGAGTGACACCGTGGTGGCGGCGCTGCCGGCCCTGGAACGCCTGGCCCGGGCCGGTGAGCGGGAAAGCGCCGGCACCCGGTAG
- a CDS encoding Ig domain-containing protein gives MLEMIVSAAVVCVVLMGLSTFFVQAMSTSHGQGQQQGGIRLAADAMDTLRAPQVTALLSERAPCATACPAPVAKAVPLLADTERWDAAAVPTAVTTAPSTATGGIAFPVPPSSSGIAVNGVTYQRYLYLGKCWEQTGGSPCTADNTQPIAMVRAVVGVAWPSPACGGDTCSFATSTLFGAGGSGDPVFGSGAVAVTAVPDQVSTLGSAIAALPLSATGGSRPYTWSVTGLPNGLTFDPTTTSVTGTPTSAGTSTVTVTVIDARGKTARITFRWAVVTKITLAKIADQGTTQGRSVTLSPSAAGGTTPYTWSATGLPNGLSIDSATGVITGTPDTLGASNVTVTVTDARKQNAKVSFVWTIYSAPKLAIPPKQDTYIDTAAVPLQMVATDGVGPYTWTATSLRAGMSIGSSSGLITGTPAALGTAHVVVTVTDSRGESASVTFDWSIDKAQQLNDSTTTQLIVANPSLYTWGAVNLPPGLSINSATGLVSGTPTTAGTWDIQILLTDASGTVKKIPFKWTIYAPLTITSPGAQSSQKGKAITALQLTQTGGVGPFTWTASGLPAGLALDANTGVITGKPMTVATSTVSITVTDFAGNRKTIAFTWQVS, from the coding sequence ATGCTCGAGATGATCGTGTCCGCCGCGGTCGTGTGCGTCGTGCTGATGGGGTTGAGCACCTTCTTCGTGCAGGCCATGTCGACCTCGCACGGGCAGGGTCAGCAACAGGGCGGCATCCGGCTCGCCGCGGATGCCATGGACACCCTCCGGGCGCCGCAGGTGACGGCCCTGCTGTCCGAGCGTGCGCCGTGCGCCACGGCATGCCCGGCGCCGGTGGCCAAGGCGGTGCCGCTGCTGGCCGACACCGAGCGGTGGGACGCCGCGGCGGTGCCGACGGCGGTCACCACCGCGCCGTCCACGGCCACCGGCGGCATCGCCTTCCCGGTGCCGCCGAGCTCGTCGGGCATCGCGGTCAACGGGGTGACGTACCAGCGCTATCTCTACCTCGGCAAGTGCTGGGAGCAGACCGGCGGGAGTCCCTGCACCGCCGACAACACCCAGCCGATCGCCATGGTGCGCGCGGTCGTCGGGGTGGCCTGGCCGTCGCCCGCCTGCGGCGGCGACACCTGCTCGTTCGCCACGTCCACGCTCTTCGGTGCCGGTGGGTCGGGCGACCCGGTGTTCGGCTCCGGCGCGGTGGCCGTGACCGCCGTGCCCGACCAGGTCAGCACGCTCGGGTCGGCGATCGCGGCGCTCCCGCTGTCGGCCACCGGCGGCAGCCGGCCGTACACCTGGTCGGTCACCGGTCTGCCGAACGGTCTGACCTTCGACCCGACCACGACCTCGGTGACCGGGACGCCCACGAGCGCCGGCACCTCGACGGTGACGGTGACCGTCATCGACGCCCGCGGCAAGACCGCCCGGATCACCTTCCGGTGGGCGGTCGTCACCAAGATCACGCTTGCCAAGATCGCTGACCAGGGCACCACGCAGGGTCGCAGCGTCACGCTCTCACCGTCCGCGGCCGGCGGCACCACTCCGTACACGTGGTCGGCGACCGGTCTGCCGAACGGCCTGTCCATCGACAGCGCCACGGGGGTGATCACGGGTACGCCGGACACCCTCGGCGCCTCGAACGTCACCGTCACCGTGACCGACGCCCGCAAGCAGAACGCCAAGGTGTCGTTCGTGTGGACGATCTACTCGGCGCCGAAGCTGGCCATTCCCCCCAAGCAGGACACCTACATCGACACCGCCGCGGTCCCGCTGCAGATGGTCGCCACCGACGGTGTCGGCCCCTACACCTGGACGGCCACGAGTCTGCGCGCCGGCATGTCGATCGGGTCGAGCAGCGGCCTGATCACCGGGACGCCCGCCGCCCTGGGTACCGCCCACGTCGTGGTGACCGTCACCGACAGCCGCGGCGAGAGCGCCTCGGTGACCTTCGACTGGTCCATCGACAAGGCTCAGCAGCTGAACGACAGCACCACCACCCAGCTGATCGTGGCCAACCCCTCGCTGTACACCTGGGGTGCCGTCAACCTGCCGCCGGGGCTCTCGATCAACTCGGCGACCGGACTCGTGAGCGGCACGCCGACCACGGCCGGCACCTGGGACATCCAGATCCTGCTCACCGATGCCAGCGGCACCGTGAAGAAGATCCCCTTCAAGTGGACGATCTACGCACCGCTGACCATCACGTCGCCGGGCGCGCAGTCCAGTCAGAAGGGCAAGGCGATCACGGCGCTGCAGCTGACCCAGACGGGCGGCGTCGGACCGTTCACGTGGACGGCCTCCGGGCTGCCGGCCGGCCTCGCGCTGGACGCGAACACCGGTGTGATCACCGGCAAGCCGATGACCGTCGCCACCTCGACCGTGTCCATCACCGTGACCGACTTCGCCGGCAACCGGAAGACGATCGCCTTTACCTGGCAGGTGAGCTGA
- a CDS encoding 1-deoxy-D-xylulose-5-phosphate synthase N-terminal domain-containing protein, with protein sequence MDETPTDLDALHEIARRVLWLSASIVDAANAGRPNDSGVKVGGHQASSASMVDIMVALWFAELTSRDRVSVKPHASPVLHAVNWLLGDLDEAYLPTLRAKGGLQSYPSRLKDPDTVDFSTGSVGIGATAALWAAMAHRYVASQFPGTAPGGRFISLLGDAELDEGAIWEAVMDPAVAKMGELLWVVDLNRQSLDRVVPDIQITKLQGMFAAAGWQVVILKWGRIISRLFDRPGGQSLRARLEAMPNEEYQRMLRVGPAEVAERILAGSSSLADGHELKALLDEIPPDELAAAVRDLGGHDLGLLVDTFHGVETHRPTVVFAYTVKGRGLPTEGHPNNHSALLSAAQMDALAQACGMDRRAPWQRFGPDTPAGRLCAARGRALRREPVAPTSPLPVPVQLDHGYRKPMSTQAALGRLLADLPRDAPEAAARVVTCSPDVASSTNLGGWINKTGVWSVEDRHDWFADDAERVLRWREDSNGQHIELGIAEVNLVSLLGELGTTWSRWGERLIPIATLYDPFVSRALEPWSYGIYAGGQSILVGTPSGVTLAPEGGAHQSITTPSIGLEQPGCVAWEPAFAQDLQWCFLHAMSRVGVEGGTSAYFRLSTRPIDPGLARVPEDPTLRERRRRQSVAGGYRLPADHPIGDEEVTLVGVGAIMPEVVAAADALAAHGVKAGVVCLTSPDLVFRSFQQRGSRAAGVGGGILDELFPAEHPTPLVTVQDGHPHTLAFLGAARGDRMRCLGVTEFGQSSGLADAYRLHGIDTGSIVDAALTLTRH encoded by the coding sequence ATGGACGAAACGCCGACCGACCTCGACGCACTGCACGAGATCGCCCGGCGCGTGCTGTGGCTGTCGGCGTCGATCGTCGACGCCGCCAACGCCGGCCGGCCCAACGACTCCGGGGTCAAGGTCGGCGGCCACCAGGCGTCGAGCGCCTCGATGGTCGACATCATGGTGGCCCTGTGGTTCGCCGAGCTGACCAGCCGGGACCGGGTGTCGGTCAAACCGCACGCCTCGCCGGTGCTGCACGCCGTCAACTGGCTGCTCGGCGACCTCGACGAGGCGTACCTGCCGACGCTGAGGGCCAAGGGCGGCCTGCAGTCGTATCCGTCCCGCCTCAAGGACCCGGACACGGTCGACTTCTCCACCGGGTCGGTGGGCATCGGGGCGACGGCGGCGCTCTGGGCCGCGATGGCGCATCGGTACGTCGCCTCGCAGTTCCCCGGCACGGCCCCCGGTGGACGCTTCATCAGCCTGCTCGGCGACGCCGAACTGGACGAGGGCGCCATCTGGGAAGCGGTCATGGACCCGGCCGTGGCCAAGATGGGCGAGTTGCTCTGGGTGGTCGACCTCAACCGGCAGTCCCTGGACCGGGTCGTTCCGGACATCCAGATCACCAAGTTGCAGGGCATGTTCGCGGCCGCCGGGTGGCAGGTCGTCATCCTCAAGTGGGGTCGCATCATCTCCCGGCTGTTCGACCGGCCCGGCGGTCAGTCGCTGCGCGCCCGGCTGGAAGCGATGCCCAACGAGGAGTACCAGCGGATGCTGCGGGTCGGCCCCGCCGAGGTGGCCGAGCGCATCCTGGCGGGCAGCTCATCGCTGGCCGACGGCCACGAGCTCAAGGCGCTGCTGGACGAGATCCCGCCGGACGAGCTCGCCGCCGCGGTCCGCGACCTCGGCGGCCACGATCTGGGACTGCTCGTCGACACCTTCCACGGCGTCGAGACGCACCGCCCCACCGTCGTGTTCGCCTACACCGTCAAGGGCCGCGGCCTGCCCACCGAGGGGCACCCCAACAACCACTCGGCGCTGCTCAGCGCCGCCCAGATGGACGCGCTGGCGCAGGCCTGCGGCATGGACCGCCGGGCGCCCTGGCAGCGTTTCGGCCCGGACACCCCGGCCGGCCGGCTGTGCGCGGCCCGCGGCCGGGCGCTGCGCCGCGAGCCCGTCGCGCCGACCTCACCCCTGCCGGTGCCGGTCCAGCTCGACCACGGCTACCGCAAGCCGATGAGCACCCAGGCGGCTCTCGGCCGGTTGCTGGCCGACCTGCCGCGCGACGCTCCCGAGGCGGCGGCCCGGGTGGTCACCTGCTCTCCCGACGTGGCGTCGTCCACCAACCTGGGCGGCTGGATCAACAAGACCGGCGTCTGGTCGGTGGAGGACCGGCACGACTGGTTCGCCGACGACGCCGAGCGGGTCCTGCGCTGGCGGGAGGACAGCAACGGTCAGCACATCGAACTGGGCATCGCCGAGGTCAACCTGGTGTCCCTGCTGGGCGAGCTGGGCACCACCTGGTCCCGCTGGGGTGAGCGGCTGATCCCGATCGCCACGCTGTATGACCCCTTCGTGTCGCGCGCCCTGGAGCCGTGGTCCTACGGCATCTACGCCGGGGGTCAGTCCATCCTCGTGGGCACCCCGTCCGGCGTGACGCTCGCGCCCGAGGGCGGCGCCCACCAGTCGATCACCACCCCGTCGATCGGGCTGGAGCAGCCCGGCTGCGTCGCGTGGGAGCCGGCGTTCGCGCAGGACCTGCAGTGGTGCTTCCTGCACGCGATGAGCCGGGTCGGCGTCGAGGGCGGCACCTCGGCGTACTTCCGGCTGTCCACCCGGCCCATCGATCCCGGGCTGGCCCGCGTCCCGGAGGACCCCACCCTCCGGGAGCGCCGTCGCCGGCAGAGCGTCGCCGGCGGCTACCGGTTGCCGGCCGATCACCCGATCGGCGACGAGGAGGTGACGCTGGTCGGGGTCGGCGCCATCATGCCCGAGGTCGTCGCGGCCGCCGACGCTCTGGCCGCGCACGGCGTCAAGGCCGGGGTCGTCTGCCTGACCAGCCCGGATCTGGTCTTCCGCTCGTTCCAGCAGCGCGGCAGCCGCGCTGCCGGCGTGGGCGGCGGCATCCTGGACGAGCTGTTCCCCGCCGAGCACCCCACGCCCCTGGTCACCGTGCAGGACGGCCATCCGCACACACTGGCCTTCCTCGGCGCGGCGCGCGGGGACCGGATGCGTTGCCTCGGGGTGACCGAGTTCGGCCAGTCCTCCGGCCTGGCGGACGCCTACCGCCTGCACGGTATCGACACCGGCAGCATCGTCGACGCGGCGCTGACCCTGACCCGGCACTGA
- a CDS encoding L-serine ammonia-lyase translates to MAVSVFDLFSIGIGPSSSHTVGPMRAARMFLGHLDDRVATVRAELFGSLGATGHGHGTPRAVLLGLMGEDPETVDTTLEPPASLTMDDRRVEVDLVLHRRRSLPEHPNGMTFTALDASGAVLISKTYFSVGGGFVVDQGTSRLRADETPLPHPFSSGAELLALTQRTGLSISRLMLANETAWRPESEVRSGLLAIWDVMRDCVGAGLDAEGVLPGGLKVRRRAAATARQLRAAGDPAVHAMEWLTAYAMAVNEQNAAGGRVVTAPTNGAAGIIPAVLSYYTAFIPGAGPDGIVRFLLAAGAIGLLFKENASISGAEVGCQGEVGSACAMAAAGLAEVLGGTPEQVENAAEIGMEHNLGLTCDPVGGLVQIPCIERNGMAAVKAVTAARMALRGDGRHHVSLDKVIKTMKETGADMKIKYKETSRGGLAVNVIEC, encoded by the coding sequence ATGGCCGTCTCGGTGTTCGACCTGTTCTCGATCGGCATCGGCCCGTCCAGCTCGCACACGGTCGGCCCGATGCGCGCCGCCCGGATGTTCCTGGGACACCTCGACGACCGGGTGGCGACCGTGCGCGCCGAGCTGTTCGGCTCGCTGGGCGCCACCGGGCACGGGCACGGCACCCCCCGCGCGGTGCTGCTCGGCCTGATGGGCGAGGACCCGGAGACGGTCGACACCACGCTGGAGCCGCCGGCCTCCCTCACCATGGACGACCGCCGGGTCGAGGTCGACCTGGTCCTGCACCGGCGGCGGTCGCTGCCCGAGCACCCGAACGGGATGACGTTCACCGCGCTCGACGCGAGCGGCGCGGTGCTGATCAGCAAGACCTACTTCTCGGTCGGCGGCGGGTTCGTCGTCGACCAGGGCACCTCGCGGCTGCGCGCCGACGAGACCCCGCTGCCGCACCCGTTCAGCTCCGGCGCCGAACTGCTCGCGCTCACCCAGCGCACCGGGCTGTCCATCTCCCGGCTGATGCTGGCCAACGAGACCGCGTGGCGCCCCGAGTCCGAGGTGCGGTCCGGCCTGCTCGCCATCTGGGACGTGATGCGCGACTGCGTCGGCGCCGGCCTGGACGCCGAGGGGGTGCTGCCCGGCGGGCTGAAGGTGCGCCGCCGGGCCGCCGCCACGGCCCGGCAACTGCGGGCCGCCGGGGATCCCGCGGTGCACGCGATGGAGTGGCTCACCGCGTACGCCATGGCCGTCAATGAGCAGAACGCGGCCGGTGGCCGCGTGGTGACCGCGCCCACCAACGGCGCCGCGGGGATCATCCCGGCGGTGCTGAGCTACTACACGGCGTTCATCCCGGGCGCCGGCCCGGACGGCATCGTCCGGTTCCTGCTGGCGGCCGGCGCGATCGGCCTGCTGTTCAAGGAGAACGCGTCGATCTCCGGCGCCGAGGTCGGCTGCCAGGGCGAGGTCGGCTCGGCCTGCGCGATGGCGGCGGCCGGCCTGGCCGAGGTGCTCGGTGGCACCCCGGAGCAGGTGGAGAACGCCGCCGAGATCGGCATGGAACACAACCTGGGGCTGACCTGCGACCCGGTCGGCGGCCTGGTGCAGATCCCGTGCATCGAACGCAACGGGATGGCCGCGGTCAAGGCGGTGACCGCGGCCCGGATGGCGCTGCGCGGCGACGGTAGGCACCATGTCTCCCTCGACAAGGTGATCAAGACGATGAAGGAGACCGGCGCCGACATGAAGATCAAGTACAAGGAGACCAGCCGCGGCGGCCTGGCCGTCAACGTCATCGAGTGCTGA
- a CDS encoding MFS transporter produces the protein MWPLYAAGFTTAFGAHAIAANLGGAQVSLLTLGGLLALYDGAEIVLKPVFGSLADRIGPRPVLLGGLVAFALASAVYVAADSPGWLWAARLGQGAAASAFSPAASALVARLNPGAKHGRAFGSYGFYKSIGYTLGPLLGGVIVWAGGLRSLFVVLAGLGAAVAVWALLAVPHLAPLPKTRQTLLDLARRLTSATFLRPTSALAAATAALSVGVGFLPVTGRAAGLSPIATGAAVSVLALCAALVQPRAGRALDDGRLSLRTGLTAGLLLTALGLAAALLPGLTGVLAGAALIGAGTGLITPLGFAALAGSTPPERLGQTMGAAELGRELGDAGGPLLVGAIATATTLNGGFAVLAVLVGALAAILPALPLRHVQQR, from the coding sequence ATGTGGCCACTCTACGCGGCCGGGTTCACCACCGCGTTCGGAGCGCACGCGATCGCCGCGAACCTGGGCGGGGCGCAGGTTTCGCTGCTGACGCTCGGTGGCCTGCTGGCCCTCTACGACGGCGCCGAGATCGTCCTCAAGCCGGTGTTCGGCAGTCTCGCCGACCGGATCGGGCCGCGGCCGGTGCTGCTCGGCGGCCTGGTCGCGTTCGCGCTCGCCTCCGCGGTCTACGTGGCGGCGGACAGCCCCGGCTGGCTGTGGGCCGCTCGGCTCGGGCAGGGCGCGGCCGCCTCGGCGTTCTCCCCGGCCGCGTCGGCCCTCGTGGCCCGGCTGAATCCCGGCGCCAAGCACGGGCGGGCGTTCGGGTCGTACGGCTTCTACAAGTCGATCGGCTACACCCTCGGCCCGCTGCTCGGCGGCGTGATCGTCTGGGCCGGCGGGCTGCGGTCGCTGTTCGTCGTGCTGGCCGGGCTCGGCGCGGCGGTCGCCGTCTGGGCGCTGCTGGCCGTCCCGCACCTGGCGCCGCTGCCGAAGACCCGGCAGACCCTGCTCGATCTGGCCCGCCGGCTGACCTCGGCGACCTTCCTGCGGCCCACCTCGGCGCTGGCCGCCGCGACCGCGGCCCTGTCGGTCGGCGTCGGCTTCCTGCCGGTCACCGGGCGGGCCGCCGGGCTCAGCCCGATCGCCACCGGCGCGGCCGTGTCGGTGCTGGCGCTGTGCGCGGCGCTGGTCCAGCCGCGGGCCGGGCGGGCGCTCGACGACGGGCGGTTGAGCCTGCGCACCGGGCTGACCGCCGGGCTGCTGCTGACCGCGCTCGGCCTGGCCGCGGCGCTGCTGCCCGGCCTGACCGGCGTCCTCGCCGGGGCGGCGCTGATCGGCGCCGGCACCGGCCTGATCACCCCGCTGGGGTTCGCGGCGCTGGCCGGCTCGACCCCGCCGGAGCGGCTCGGGCAGACCATGGGCGCCGCCGAACTGGGCCGCGAACTGGGCGACGCGGGCGGACCGCTGCTGGTCGGCGCGATCGCCACGGCGACCACGCTGAACGGGGGATTCGCCGTGCTCGCGGTGCTGGTGGGTGCACTCGCCGCCATCCTGCCGGCACTACCGCTGCGTCACGTTCAGCAGCGGTGA
- a CDS encoding response regulator transcription factor: MRVLVVEDERRLAELVARGLREAGRCAGRARRSVTARAAAGRGMPARHTAEVRHTGDDELLALHRHSHESAVAVLQAGDLRLDPGARRVFRDGAEIELSAREFDILALLII, translated from the coding sequence ATGCGGGTCCTGGTGGTGGAGGATGAGCGTCGGCTCGCCGAGCTGGTGGCGCGCGGGCTGCGCGAGGCCGGGCGTTGCGCCGGCCGGGCCCGACGCAGCGTAACCGCCCGCGCCGCAGCCGGCCGGGGGATGCCAGCCCGGCACACCGCCGAGGTGCGGCACACCGGCGACGACGAGCTGCTGGCCCTGCACCGGCATTCCCACGAGTCGGCCGTGGCTGTGCTGCAGGCCGGTGACCTGCGGCTCGACCCCGGCGCCCGGCGGGTGTTCCGGGACGGCGCGGAGATCGAGCTGTCCGCCCGCGAGTTCGACATCCTGGCCCTGCTCATCATCTGA